A part of Vespertiliibacter pulmonis genomic DNA contains:
- a CDS encoding LysR family transcriptional regulator: protein MDRLTAINVFLTVAEIGSFSAAAEKLELSRPMVTRHIALIENWLNTQLFHRTTRHITLTESGKQAVIFCQKIVNLTQSMENELTIQTGELRGTLQIASSVSFGSTHLTNVINQFLAIHPKLNIHLNLSDKAINLVEDQIDLAIRICKEPDELKIARKLSSCRSSLVASPNYLRQYGIPKTPKELISHTCLAHTRINQNKWTFYINGEQQHYKLTNRFSCDDAIALLNATISGSGIAMLPRYLTNNYVADGQLQAVLTDWQLPELSIYAMYSSRHNQPVAIHKLLDFLLKQFNKQDW from the coding sequence ATGGATAGATTAACCGCAATCAACGTTTTTTTAACTGTTGCTGAAATAGGTAGCTTCAGTGCTGCTGCAGAAAAATTAGAACTTTCACGCCCAATGGTTACTCGCCATATTGCCTTGATTGAAAACTGGCTAAATACTCAATTATTTCACCGCACAACTCGCCACATCACTCTGACAGAATCAGGTAAACAAGCGGTCATTTTTTGTCAAAAAATTGTCAATTTAACTCAATCAATGGAGAATGAGCTAACTATTCAAACGGGAGAACTACGAGGCACATTACAGATTGCCTCAAGTGTCTCTTTTGGATCAACTCATCTTACCAATGTAATAAACCAATTTTTAGCCATTCATCCTAAACTAAACATTCATTTGAATTTGAGCGATAAAGCTATCAATTTAGTTGAAGATCAAATTGATCTCGCTATTCGTATTTGTAAAGAACCCGATGAACTAAAAATTGCACGCAAACTTTCCTCATGTCGATCATCTTTAGTTGCTAGCCCAAATTACTTAAGACAATATGGCATACCTAAAACCCCCAAAGAATTAATATCTCATACCTGTCTCGCTCATACTCGTATCAACCAAAATAAATGGACTTTCTATATTAATGGTGAACAACAACACTACAAATTGACTAACCGCTTTAGCTGTGATGATGCCATCGCATTATTAAATGCAACCATTTCTGGTTCTGGTATTGCAATGTTACCCCGTTATTTAACTAATAATTATGTTGCAGATGGTCAATTACAAGCAGTTTTAACTGATTGGCAGCTACCAGAATTGAGCATTTACGCAATGTATAGTTCTCGCCACAACCAACCAGTTGCCATACACAAACTATTAGATTTTCTTCTCAAACAATTTAATAAGCAGGATTGGTAA
- a CDS encoding MBL fold metallo-hydrolase has product MTITNYYLGFETGAFMKFKTLLFSTLFAMSTQAKLNLQIYNADTNSFSVNSTLITGEKEAIVIDSGFTRADALRIASNVLDSGKTLKVIFISQADPDYYFGAEMLKQIFPDAKLVSTPAVVAEIKHKLAAKLAFWSEKMGNNAPKNSIIPEILASDQLSIEGEIIEIRGTKGILANRPYLWIPSLKTITGNVSVYGNMHVWTADSQSKIERDAWIAQLDEMKALKPKRVIPGHMAKNTLLTVEAITFTKHYLQMFEKALAKGKNSQQVIQYMEKYYPNLPDKSSLDLGAKVNKGEMKW; this is encoded by the coding sequence ATGACTATTACTAATTATTACTTAGGATTTGAAACGGGAGCATTTATGAAATTTAAAACATTATTATTTAGTACATTATTTGCAATGAGTACACAGGCTAAATTAAACCTTCAAATTTATAATGCAGATACTAATAGTTTTTCAGTTAATTCTACCTTAATTACAGGTGAAAAAGAGGCGATTGTTATTGATTCGGGATTTACACGTGCAGATGCTTTACGGATTGCTAGCAACGTTTTAGATAGTGGAAAAACACTAAAAGTTATTTTTATAAGCCAAGCTGATCCCGATTATTATTTTGGCGCTGAAATGTTAAAACAGATTTTTCCTGATGCTAAATTGGTTTCAACACCGGCAGTAGTTGCAGAAATTAAACATAAATTGGCAGCTAAATTAGCCTTTTGGAGCGAAAAAATGGGCAATAATGCCCCAAAAAATTCGATTATTCCTGAAATATTAGCATCAGATCAACTTAGTATTGAAGGTGAAATAATTGAGATTAGAGGGACTAAAGGAATATTAGCAAACCGTCCATATTTATGGATACCATCGCTAAAAACGATTACTGGTAATGTAAGTGTGTACGGCAATATGCATGTATGGACGGCAGATTCACAATCTAAAATAGAGCGTGATGCGTGGATTGCGCAATTAGATGAGATGAAAGCACTCAAGCCTAAGCGAGTTATACCTGGACATATGGCAAAGAATACTCTTTTGACTGTAGAAGCTATCACTTTCACAAAGCATTATTTACAAATGTTTGAGAAAGCGTTGGCAAAAGGAAAAAATAGCCAGCAGGTTATTCAATATATGGAAAAATATTATCCGAATTTGCCTGATAAAAGTAGTTTAGACTTAGGGGCGAAAGTCAATAAAGGTGAGATGAAATGGTAA
- the rpe gene encoding ribulose-phosphate 3-epimerase produces the protein MSKQQFLIAPSILSADLARLGDDVRDVLNAGADLIHFDVMDNHYVPNLTFGPAVCKALRDYGIDCPIDVHLMVKPVDRLIPDFAQAGANIITFHPEASEHIDRSLQLIRDNGCQSGLVFNPATPLSYLDYVMDKIDVILLMSVNPGFGGQAFIPSTLDKLREVRRRIDESGRDIRLEVDGGVKVNNIAEIARAGADMFVAGSAIFDQPDYQAVIAQMRSALAEV, from the coding sequence ATGTCTAAACAACAATTTTTAATTGCACCTTCAATTTTATCTGCAGATTTAGCCCGTTTAGGTGATGATGTGCGTGATGTATTAAATGCAGGAGCAGATCTAATTCATTTTGATGTAATGGATAATCATTATGTACCTAATTTGACCTTTGGGCCAGCAGTGTGTAAAGCGTTGCGTGATTATGGAATTGATTGCCCGATTGATGTGCATTTAATGGTGAAACCAGTGGATCGTTTAATTCCTGATTTTGCACAGGCTGGGGCAAATATTATTACTTTTCACCCTGAAGCAAGTGAGCATATTGATCGTTCTTTACAGCTGATTCGAGATAATGGTTGTCAATCAGGATTAGTATTCAACCCAGCAACACCATTGAGCTATTTGGACTATGTAATGGATAAAATTGATGTGATTTTGTTGATGTCTGTGAATCCAGGTTTTGGCGGACAAGCCTTTATCCCGAGTACATTAGATAAATTGCGTGAAGTTCGCCGCCGTATTGATGAAAGTGGGCGTGATATTCGTTTAGAAGTTGATGGTGGCGTTAAAGTTAATAATATTGCAGAAATAGCGAGAGCTGGAGCAGATATGTTTGTAGCAGGCTCTGCGATTTTTGATCAGCCTGATTATCAAGCGGTGATCGCACAAATGCGTTCAGCACTGGCGGAAGTTTAA
- the cysE gene encoding serine O-acetyltransferase — protein sequence MTQKTDQIWQKIRLETAQLAQSEPILASFFHATILKHAHLGDALSYILANKLANEIMPAIALKEIIEEAHQADPLMIHSAACDIDAVITRDPAIDKWSTPLLYLKGFHALQSYRVTHHLWQQGRQALAIYLQNEISVAFDVDIHPAAQIGCSIMLDHATGIVVGETSVIEDEVSILQGVTLGGTGKEHGDRHPKIRQGVMIGAGAKILGNIEIGRYSKIGANSVVLQAVPEYTTAAGVPARIIGHSHTQKPAVEMNQYFASSIEEK from the coding sequence ATGACACAGAAAACTGATCAAATATGGCAAAAAATTCGGCTCGAAACGGCACAACTCGCTCAGAGTGAGCCTATACTTGCCAGTTTTTTTCACGCCACCATTCTTAAACACGCTCATTTGGGTGATGCACTAAGTTATATTTTAGCCAATAAACTCGCAAATGAAATTATGCCTGCTATTGCCCTAAAAGAAATTATTGAAGAGGCTCACCAAGCTGATCCCCTAATGATTCACAGTGCAGCTTGTGATATAGATGCCGTGATAACAAGAGATCCAGCTATTGATAAATGGAGTACACCACTCCTTTATCTCAAAGGCTTTCATGCCTTACAAAGCTACCGTGTTACCCATCATTTATGGCAACAAGGTCGCCAAGCTCTTGCTATTTACTTACAAAATGAAATTTCAGTCGCCTTTGATGTCGATATTCACCCCGCAGCCCAAATTGGTTGCAGTATTATGTTAGATCACGCCACAGGTATTGTTGTTGGTGAAACATCAGTAATTGAAGATGAAGTCTCAATATTACAAGGAGTAACTTTAGGTGGAACAGGCAAAGAACACGGCGATCGCCACCCGAAAATTCGTCAAGGTGTAATGATTGGGGCTGGTGCAAAAATATTAGGGAACATAGAAATCGGGCGTTACTCAAAAATTGGGGCAAATTCAGTCGTTTTACAAGCTGTACCTGAATATACCACAGCTGCTGGCGTACCCGCTCGTATTATTGGGCATTCCCACACTCAGAAACCTGCTGTTGAAATGAACCAATACTTTGCTTCTTCAATCGAAGAAAAATAA
- the gpsA gene encoding NAD(P)H-dependent glycerol-3-phosphate dehydrogenase, producing MQTTYTAPIAVLGAGSYGTALAIALARKGDKTYLWGHNPEKMAKLAEQRQNNEFLPDILFPNALEIENDLTQTLANVNDILIVVPSHVFSDILWEIKPLLRPDHRIMWATKGLERNTGQLLQDVARQILGDNYPLAVLSGPTFAKELAIGLPTAITLASTDLHFADQMQQRIHCTKSFRVYLNQDMIGVQLGGAIKNVIAIGAGISDGMGFGANARTALITRGLAEISRLGISLGANPTTFMGMAGLGDLVLTCTDNQSRNRRFGLMLGQGKSPEDALAEIGQVVEGFHNTKEAFLLAHKQQVEMPIVEQIYQILFCGKKVKDVVATLLGRERKSE from the coding sequence ATGCAAACAACTTACACCGCCCCAATAGCTGTTCTTGGCGCTGGCTCTTACGGCACTGCTCTTGCTATTGCCCTTGCTCGCAAAGGTGATAAAACCTATCTTTGGGGGCATAATCCAGAGAAAATGGCAAAACTTGCCGAACAGCGTCAAAATAATGAATTTCTACCTGACATTCTGTTTCCTAACGCCCTTGAAATTGAAAATGATTTAACCCAGACACTTGCAAATGTAAACGATATTTTAATTGTCGTACCAAGCCACGTTTTTAGTGACATTTTATGGGAAATCAAACCGCTATTACGCCCAGATCACCGTATTATGTGGGCAACAAAAGGGCTTGAACGTAATACAGGGCAACTATTACAAGATGTTGCACGACAAATTTTAGGTGATAACTACCCGCTTGCTGTACTTTCAGGGCCTACTTTTGCCAAAGAATTAGCGATTGGCTTACCAACGGCTATTACTTTAGCTTCCACAGATCTACATTTTGCAGATCAAATGCAACAACGAATTCATTGTACTAAAAGTTTTCGAGTCTATCTAAACCAAGATATGATCGGCGTTCAATTAGGCGGAGCAATTAAAAATGTAATCGCAATTGGTGCAGGTATTTCAGATGGAATGGGCTTTGGAGCAAACGCTCGCACTGCGCTTATTACTCGAGGGCTTGCTGAAATTAGCCGTTTGGGCATATCTCTTGGAGCAAATCCAACAACCTTTATGGGAATGGCTGGGCTTGGCGATCTTGTTCTCACCTGCACCGACAACCAATCTCGCAACCGCCGTTTTGGCCTAATGCTTGGGCAAGGCAAATCTCCTGAAGATGCGCTAGCGGAAATCGGACAAGTAGTCGAAGGTTTTCATAACACCAAAGAAGCATTTTTACTTGCTCATAAACAGCAAGTTGAAATGCCTATTGTAGAACAAATCTACCAAATACTTTTTTGTGGGAAAAAAGTCAAAGATGTTGTGGCAACTTTGCTAGGTAGAGAACGAAAAAGTGAATAA
- the secB gene encoding protein-export chaperone SecB, which yields MTEENQVATTEEAQIPFEMQIQRIYIKDVSFEAPNLPTIFHQEWKPQLGFELDTETVQVSEDTYEVTLHINVQTTLEDSNDVAFICEVKQAGVFTITGIDGIQLAHCLASKCPEVLYPYARELIASLVNRGTFPALNLSPVNFDALFVDYLERQQETEAAQETETRPN from the coding sequence ATGACTGAAGAAAATCAAGTAGCAACGACAGAAGAGGCTCAAATACCTTTTGAAATGCAAATTCAGCGTATCTACATCAAAGATGTTTCATTTGAAGCACCAAACCTGCCAACTATTTTCCACCAAGAATGGAAACCACAGCTTGGCTTTGAATTAGATACCGAAACAGTTCAAGTCAGTGAAGATACATATGAAGTTACCCTGCATATTAATGTTCAAACAACATTAGAAGATAGCAATGACGTTGCTTTTATCTGTGAAGTAAAACAAGCTGGGGTATTTACTATTACAGGCATTGATGGAATTCAATTAGCACATTGTCTCGCATCAAAATGTCCAGAAGTGCTTTACCCATACGCGCGTGAGTTAATTGCAAGTTTAGTCAATCGTGGCACATTCCCTGCATTAAATCTTTCTCCTGTCAATTTTGATGCGCTCTTCGTTGATTATTTAGAACGCCAACAAGAAACTGAAGCGGCTCAAGAAACAGAAACACGTCCAAACTAA
- a CDS encoding rhodanese-like domain-containing protein, with product MEQLTLTQQLQQFAANHTIMVVAWIALFIAVLFNFYKSATNKIKIVTNTEATLLINKQDAIVIDVRTDDEFKAGHIIDSQHLLPSDIKSNKLNAIEKYKTRPVIIIDSNGLSAQALANTLAKQGFDAHALKEGIAGWRAANLPLVKKHK from the coding sequence ATGGAACAACTTACTCTTACCCAACAACTCCAACAATTTGCGGCAAATCATACTATTATGGTTGTTGCGTGGATAGCGCTTTTTATTGCTGTTCTCTTTAACTTCTATAAGAGTGCAACCAACAAAATCAAGATTGTTACCAATACAGAAGCAACTCTACTTATTAATAAGCAAGATGCTATCGTTATTGATGTGCGAACAGATGATGAATTCAAAGCTGGGCACATCATCGACAGTCAACATTTGTTACCTAGTGATATTAAAAGTAACAAACTTAATGCTATTGAAAAATATAAAACTCGCCCAGTAATTATTATTGATAGTAATGGATTATCTGCACAAGCACTAGCAAATACCCTTGCAAAACAAGGTTTTGATGCTCACGCTTTAAAAGAAGGGATTGCTGGCTGGCGTGCAGCAAATCTCCCACTAGTTAAAAAACACAAATAA
- the tig gene encoding trigger factor, protein MSFSIETTQGLERRATITVAADVVEAAYREQLKGYAKNARVDGFRKGKVPHSIIEQRYGLAARQDALSDEMQRAFFDVVIKEKLNLAGRPSFTPNNYELGKDFSFTATFDVFPEVELKGLENITVEKPVVEIKDADLDKMVDVLRKQQATWTESQNATTAEDRVTIDFVGSVDGEEFEGGKASDFVLFMGQGRMIPGFEEGIVGHKAGEQFDIDVTFPEEYHAENLKGKAAKFAITLKKVENMELPELTEEFVKKFGAGKSVDDLRTEIKKNMQRELKNAITARVKTQVINGLLAENNIDVPASAVNEEIEVLRQQAVQRFGGKPEMAAQLPAELFTEDAKRRVQVGLLLSAVITANELKVDEDRVKTMIAELASAYEQPAEVIEYYAKNRQLTDNIRNVVLEEQAVDAVLAKAKVTEKAASFDEIMAAQQA, encoded by the coding sequence ATGTCATTCTCTATTGAAACAACTCAAGGCTTAGAACGCCGTGCAACTATTACTGTCGCTGCTGATGTGGTTGAAGCAGCATACCGTGAACAACTAAAAGGCTACGCAAAAAACGCTCGTGTTGATGGCTTCCGTAAAGGCAAAGTGCCACACTCAATCATTGAACAACGCTACGGTTTAGCAGCACGCCAAGATGCGTTATCTGATGAAATGCAACGTGCATTCTTTGATGTTGTTATCAAGGAAAAATTAAACTTAGCGGGTCGACCAAGTTTTACCCCTAATAATTATGAATTAGGTAAAGATTTCTCTTTCACTGCAACCTTTGATGTTTTCCCTGAAGTAGAATTAAAAGGTTTAGAAAATATTACTGTTGAAAAACCAGTTGTTGAAATCAAAGATGCTGATTTAGATAAGATGGTTGATGTATTACGCAAACAACAAGCAACTTGGACTGAATCTCAAAACGCAACAACAGCTGAAGACCGTGTGACTATTGACTTCGTTGGTTCTGTTGATGGCGAAGAATTTGAAGGTGGTAAAGCGTCAGACTTCGTTTTATTTATGGGACAAGGTCGTATGATTCCAGGTTTTGAAGAAGGAATTGTGGGACACAAAGCAGGTGAACAGTTTGACATCGACGTTACTTTCCCAGAAGAATACCACGCAGAAAATTTAAAAGGCAAAGCAGCAAAATTCGCAATCACTTTGAAAAAAGTTGAAAATATGGAATTACCTGAATTAACCGAAGAATTTGTGAAAAAATTTGGTGCAGGTAAATCTGTTGATGATCTTCGTACAGAAATTAAGAAAAATATGCAACGTGAGCTGAAAAATGCCATTACTGCCCGTGTAAAAACTCAAGTAATTAACGGCTTATTAGCAGAAAATAACATTGATGTGCCAGCCTCTGCAGTAAATGAAGAAATCGAAGTATTACGCCAACAAGCAGTACAGCGTTTTGGCGGTAAACCTGAAATGGCAGCACAGCTTCCAGCAGAATTATTCACTGAAGATGCAAAACGCCGTGTACAAGTAGGTTTATTACTTTCAGCAGTCATCACTGCAAATGAATTAAAAGTTGATGAAGATCGTGTAAAAACAATGATCGCTGAATTAGCTTCTGCTTACGAACAACCAGCAGAAGTGATTGAATACTACGCAAAAAATCGTCAATTAACAGATAACATTCGTAATGTAGTATTAGAAGAACAAGCAGTAGATGCCGTTCTTGCTAAAGCAAAAGTAACTGAAAAAGCAGCCTCTTTTGATGAAATTATGGCAGCGCAACAGGCATAA
- the lysM gene encoding peptidoglycan-binding protein LysM, whose product MGLFDFVSNIGKKLFHKAEDASKAVADHLTEDNPGIENLQVTVENGVATITGTAKDAAALEKAVLMAGNIEGITSVNIDGIQVANGEQIASDEEFYIIEKGDTLWKIAEKAYGNGAKYTAIVEANKEVIKDADKIFPGQKIRIPKSL is encoded by the coding sequence ATGGGTTTATTTGATTTTGTTTCAAACATTGGCAAAAAATTATTCCATAAAGCAGAAGATGCATCAAAAGCGGTTGCAGACCATTTAACTGAAGATAATCCAGGCATTGAAAATTTGCAAGTTACTGTTGAAAACGGTGTTGCAACCATTACTGGTACAGCAAAAGATGCTGCTGCATTAGAAAAAGCAGTCTTAATGGCAGGTAATATTGAAGGAATTACCAGCGTTAATATTGATGGCATTCAAGTGGCAAACGGTGAACAAATTGCAAGCGACGAAGAATTTTATATCATCGAAAAAGGCGATACTCTTTGGAAAATCGCAGAAAAAGCCTACGGTAACGGTGCTAAATACACTGCTATTGTTGAAGCAAATAAAGAAGTTATTAAAGATGCGGACAAAATCTTCCCAGGTCAAAAAATTCGTATTCCAAAAAGTTTATAA
- a CDS encoding DNA polymerase III subunit chi, producing the protein MKQVQFYLLSQNDEQDSELSSMEQQACDLAAQAWRAGKRVIIACETEQQALNIDDALWARNADDFVPHNLSGEATTYATPIEISWKGKRNTQRRDLLISLQTTIPDYINSFNQIIDFVPVDEKQKVQARERYKQYRQLGWQLSTVNV; encoded by the coding sequence GTGAAACAGGTTCAATTTTACCTTCTTAGCCAAAATGATGAGCAAGATAGCGAGCTATCCTCTATGGAACAGCAGGCTTGTGATCTTGCGGCACAAGCGTGGCGGGCAGGAAAGCGAGTGATCATTGCTTGTGAAACAGAACAGCAAGCCCTTAATATTGATGATGCGTTATGGGCGAGAAATGCAGATGATTTTGTGCCTCATAATCTATCGGGCGAAGCCACAACGTATGCAACGCCGATTGAGATTAGCTGGAAAGGGAAGCGTAACACTCAACGGCGTGATCTCTTGATTTCTCTACAAACGACCATACCTGATTACATTAACAGTTTTAATCAAATTATTGATTTTGTACCTGTTGATGAAAAACAAAAAGTACAAGCTCGAGAACGTTATAAGCAATATCGTCAGCTAGGTTGGCAACTTTCGACGGTTAACGTTTAA
- a CDS encoding DsbA family oxidoreductase: protein MKIEIWSDIICPFCYIGKRKLEMALAQTGIDADIEWHSFELNPDAPQSYGVPLPEMLNKMYGFSPERALSVLEYEQQTAESVGLDFQWKIAKPGNTFNAHRLIHLGKSLGIGDQVKERFLKAYFTEGQEIGNAEVLRKLAIEVGLAEALVDAVLSTNQFADAVRADEKEASIIGIRGVPYFLINDEISIAGAQEISEFVRVLTEQAQKTQVKTTATAKGMQCEGGECKLSD from the coding sequence ATGAAAATTGAAATTTGGTCCGATATTATTTGCCCTTTTTGTTATATTGGTAAACGCAAACTAGAAATGGCATTAGCACAAACGGGGATAGATGCAGATATTGAGTGGCATAGTTTTGAATTAAACCCCGATGCGCCACAATCCTATGGTGTGCCATTACCTGAAATGCTCAATAAAATGTATGGTTTCAGCCCAGAACGGGCATTGTCTGTTTTAGAGTATGAACAACAAACGGCAGAAAGCGTTGGGCTGGATTTTCAATGGAAAATAGCTAAACCGGGAAATACCTTTAATGCTCATCGTTTAATACATTTAGGTAAAAGTTTAGGTATTGGCGACCAAGTAAAAGAACGTTTTTTAAAGGCGTATTTTACTGAAGGGCAAGAAATTGGTAATGCCGAAGTGTTGCGTAAGCTAGCGATTGAAGTAGGCTTGGCAGAGGCCTTAGTTGATGCTGTGTTATCTACCAATCAATTTGCTGATGCAGTGAGAGCTGATGAAAAAGAGGCATCAATTATTGGCATTCGTGGCGTACCTTATTTCTTAATCAATGATGAAATCTCAATCGCAGGTGCACAAGAAATCTCAGAATTTGTGCGAGTATTAACGGAACAAGCTCAAAAAACACAAGTAAAAACGACAGCTACAGCTAAAGGTATGCAGTGTGAAGGTGGTGAGTGTAAGTTATCTGATTAA
- the dcuC gene encoding anaerobic C4-dicarboxylate transporter DcuC gives MDLIIGLFAVILVGYYIIKGYSATGVLMTVGLLLLLASVLLDKTVLPNSVKSTGSLYLDIFEYVKYLLMNRGGNLGMLIMVLCGFAAYMTHLGANDMVVKLVSKPLNYIKSPYILMVVAYFLACLMSLAVSSATGLGVLLMATLFPIMVNVGISRGAAAAICASPAAIILSPTSGDVVLAAEVSKMPLLEFAFNLTLPISIGAILSIGVAHFFWQRYLDRKEGYKAETLHVEEIKTSVPRFYAILPFTPIIGVLVFDGKFAPELHIVTIIVICLLLVASIDFVRTLSAKKVYENLNVAYQGMADAFSSVVMLLVAAGVFAQGLSTVGFIHSLIDSIQSFSSGGFVMMIALAIITALAAITTGSGNAPFYAFVELIPKLASQMGINPAYLTIPMLQASNIGRSLSPVSGVVVAVSGMAKISPFEVVKRISVPMIVGLIVVIAATQIFVAA, from the coding sequence ATGGACTTAATTATTGGCTTATTTGCTGTAATTCTTGTCGGCTATTACATTATTAAAGGATATTCCGCAACAGGCGTATTAATGACAGTGGGTCTATTATTACTTTTAGCGAGTGTGCTATTAGATAAAACAGTTTTACCCAATTCTGTTAAATCAACAGGCAGTTTATACCTAGATATTTTTGAATACGTTAAATATTTGTTGATGAATCGAGGTGGAAACCTCGGTATGTTGATTATGGTATTGTGTGGTTTTGCTGCGTATATGACGCATTTAGGTGCTAATGATATGGTGGTGAAATTAGTATCAAAACCATTAAATTATATTAAATCACCTTATATCTTGATGGTAGTGGCGTATTTCTTAGCTTGTTTAATGTCATTAGCGGTGTCATCAGCAACAGGGTTGGGTGTCTTATTGATGGCAACATTATTCCCAATCATGGTTAATGTGGGTATTTCAAGAGGAGCTGCTGCGGCTATTTGTGCTTCACCAGCGGCCATTATACTTTCACCCACATCAGGTGATGTTGTCTTGGCAGCAGAAGTGTCAAAAATGCCATTATTAGAATTTGCGTTTAACCTCACGTTGCCGATTTCCATTGGGGCTATTCTTTCGATTGGTGTGGCACACTTTTTCTGGCAACGTTATTTAGACCGAAAAGAAGGCTATAAAGCAGAAACTTTACATGTCGAAGAAATAAAAACATCGGTACCCCGTTTCTATGCGATTTTACCTTTTACGCCGATTATTGGTGTATTAGTTTTTGATGGTAAGTTTGCACCAGAACTACATATTGTGACAATCATTGTGATCTGTTTATTACTGGTAGCGTCGATTGATTTTGTCAGAACATTGAGTGCAAAAAAAGTGTATGAAAACTTAAATGTAGCTTATCAGGGCATGGCAGATGCTTTTTCGAGTGTGGTGATGTTGTTGGTTGCTGCAGGAGTTTTTGCGCAAGGACTCAGTACTGTAGGCTTTATTCATTCATTAATTGATTCGATACAATCTTTTAGTAGCGGTGGTTTTGTGATGATGATTGCTTTAGCGATTATTACAGCATTAGCGGCTATCACAACAGGATCGGGTAATGCACCATTTTATGCGTTTGTGGAACTAATTCCAAAATTAGCGTCACAAATGGGGATTAACCCAGCTTACCTAACTATACCTATGTTACAAGCATCAAATATTGGACGTAGTTTATCACCTGTTTCTGGTGTTGTCGTTGCGGTATCGGGTATGGCAAAAATTTCACCATTTGAAGTTGTTAAACGTATTTCTGTCCCGATGATTGTTGGTTTAATTGTTGTGATCGCCGCAACGCAAATTTTTGTTGCAGCTTAA
- a CDS encoding HNH endonuclease translates to MNDGYRLPSNKDATLRDYFSNVHKYLMEVIDECYLKVQMNEYSSEEKNELNTIIQGKEEDNVKSTELSQKSISFVKRNLSVAKEALCKADYKCEVDDSHKLFLRKGDKGINYTEAHHLIPLYKYKDVKSSLDIVANIISLCSHCHNLLHYGRYEDKLEILEKLYKERKNALEESNITITFDKLITFYD, encoded by the coding sequence GTGAATGATGGTTATAGATTACCTTCTAATAAAGATGCAACCCTTAGAGATTATTTTAGTAATGTACATAAATATTTAATGGAAGTTATTGATGAGTGCTATCTGAAAGTACAGATGAATGAATATAGTTCTGAAGAAAAAAATGAGCTTAATACTATAATACAAGGGAAAGAGGAGGATAATGTTAAGTCTACAGAATTATCTCAAAAGTCGATCTCATTTGTTAAAAGGAACTTATCAGTTGCTAAAGAAGCGTTATGTAAGGCAGATTATAAATGTGAAGTAGATGACTCTCACAAGTTATTTTTAAGAAAAGGTGATAAAGGTATTAATTATACAGAAGCTCATCATTTAATTCCATTATATAAATACAAAGATGTTAAATCTAGTCTGGATATTGTAGCTAACATTATTTCGTTATGTAGCCATTGTCACAATTTACTTCATTATGGAAGATATGAGGATAAGCTTGAAATCTTAGAGAAATTATATAAAGAAAGAAAAAACGCTTTAGAAGAATCTAATATTACGATTACGTTTGATAAACTGATTACATTTTATGATTAG